The following are encoded in a window of Actinomycetota bacterium genomic DNA:
- a CDS encoding ABC transporter permease — protein sequence MRLSRVDRVVLAGVTLGLFSISIPAFVTYRPNRLAAGESLNLWSAIGAWAILFYLLWLSLVIVVPLVKNDTARNAATGVLANALFVLGFLFAGIAATDLASSENPFARTSLAAGFWLNTLAAYIVLVFARQNLGQDRVLGTITTYAGFGGAALLAAGGFVNELSIMQELVNNEERFIAEALRHLTLSGIAVTIGSVIGVTLGIIAFKNRASERPAFLFVNFVQTIPSLALFGLMIAPLAYFSDTVPFLRQLGVEGIGTAPALIALTLYSLLPITRNTFTSLSIIPSGVIDAGFGMGMSRRQLLIKVQIPLALPVVLTGVRTSAVQAIGNTTVAALIGAGGLGTFVLQGLGQAAPDLILLGAISIIFIALAADTALQALITALTPKGVSGAAQ from the coding sequence TTGCGATTATCTCGTGTTGATAGAGTCGTTCTCGCGGGCGTTACGCTTGGCCTGTTCTCCATTTCTATCCCGGCTTTCGTGACCTATAGGCCGAACAGGCTCGCCGCGGGCGAGAGCTTGAATCTATGGAGTGCTATAGGCGCGTGGGCCATTCTATTCTATTTACTATGGCTGAGTTTGGTTATAGTGGTGCCGCTCGTTAAGAATGATACCGCAAGAAACGCCGCGACCGGGGTCCTCGCAAACGCGCTCTTCGTCTTGGGCTTCCTATTTGCCGGAATCGCAGCGACGGATCTCGCTTCTAGCGAAAACCCGTTCGCGCGCACCTCGCTGGCCGCGGGTTTCTGGTTAAACACGCTGGCCGCCTATATCGTTTTGGTGTTCGCGCGCCAAAATCTCGGTCAAGACCGAGTTCTTGGAACCATAACGACCTACGCGGGTTTCGGAGGCGCGGCGCTCTTGGCTGCCGGCGGCTTCGTCAACGAGCTTTCTATTATGCAAGAGTTGGTCAATAACGAAGAGCGCTTTATCGCGGAGGCGCTCCGGCACCTGACGCTTTCAGGTATTGCCGTGACTATAGGCTCGGTAATCGGCGTCACGCTCGGGATCATCGCTTTCAAAAACCGCGCGTCGGAGAGACCGGCCTTCTTGTTTGTCAATTTCGTGCAAACGATACCGAGCCTGGCCCTCTTCGGTCTCATGATTGCGCCGCTGGCGTATTTCTCGGATACGGTGCCGTTCTTGCGGCAGCTCGGCGTTGAGGGCATCGGAACGGCCCCGGCGCTCATCGCGCTTACCCTATATTCGCTCCTTCCGATTACACGAAATACATTCACCAGCCTCTCGATAATCCCCTCGGGGGTCATCGATGCCGGCTTCGGCATGGGGATGAGCCGCCGGCAGTTGCTTATCAAGGTCCAAATACCACTGGCGTTGCCGGTTGTGCTGACCGGCGTTCGAACCTCCGCAGTGCAGGCGATTGGAAACACGACGGTAGCGGCGCTCATCGGGGCCGGGGGCTTGGGAACGTTCGTCCTTCAGGGTCTCGGCCAAGCGGCTCCCGACTTGATACTCCTCGGCGCAATATCGATTATTTTCATCGCGCTCGCCGCCGACACCGCCTTGCAAGCCCTGATAACCGCGCTTACGCCCAAGGGAGTCTCGGGAGCGGCACAATGA
- a CDS encoding ABC transporter permease has protein sequence MALWEALLRFLFPGEKDVLYPQADLTQLVGEHLALVLISSALAIIVGLGIGIFVTRPAGKDFLRIANDLSSLGQTFPPVAVLALAVPLLGFGFKPTVTALFIYSVLPILRNTIAGLETVPQDSIEAAYGMGMSKSQVLARVELPLALQVILAGIRVSVVVNIGTATIGVVVGAGGLGSPIISGLVRGNPAFVLEGALAAALLALLADFLIGKVEHSLSWSR, from the coding sequence ATGGCGCTGTGGGAGGCGCTTTTGCGGTTTCTCTTTCCGGGAGAGAAGGACGTTCTATATCCGCAGGCAGATCTGACGCAACTAGTCGGAGAACACCTGGCGCTCGTCCTAATCTCGAGCGCGCTCGCCATTATCGTCGGTTTGGGGATCGGGATTTTCGTAACGCGGCCGGCAGGCAAAGATTTTTTGCGAATCGCGAACGACCTTAGCTCGCTGGGGCAGACCTTTCCCCCGGTAGCTGTTCTTGCGTTGGCCGTGCCGTTGCTGGGGTTCGGGTTCAAACCGACCGTCACGGCGCTCTTTATATATAGTGTGCTCCCCATATTGCGCAATACGATTGCCGGCTTGGAAACGGTCCCACAAGATTCAATCGAAGCCGCCTATGGGATGGGAATGAGCAAATCTCAGGTGCTTGCCCGTGTCGAGCTTCCCTTAGCGCTTCAGGTGATACTCGCGGGTATTCGCGTCTCGGTCGTGGTCAATATCGGTACCGCTACTATCGGCGTCGTTGTCGGCGCCGGAGGCCTCGGCTCACCAATAATCTCCGGTCTGGTCCGCGGCAACCCCGCCTTCGTCTTAGAAGGCGCGCTCGCGGCGGCTCTCTTAGCGTTGCTCGCCGACTTCCTGATAGGCAAAGTCGAGCATAGCTTATCTTGGAGCCGTTAA
- the dut gene encoding dUTP diphosphatase produces MRIDIKMLDEELPVPEYAHEGDAGCDLRSRIDQTIPPGERALIPSGIAMAIPDGYAGFVQPRSGLAIKNGISIVNTPGLIDSRYRGEIGVILINTDKDTPFSVAKGDKIAQLVIQRVERVEFAPVEALDETLRGADGFGSTGV; encoded by the coding sequence TTGCGAATCGACATCAAGATGCTCGACGAGGAGTTGCCCGTCCCGGAGTATGCCCACGAAGGCGATGCGGGCTGTGACCTGAGAAGCCGCATCGACCAGACGATACCCCCCGGCGAGCGCGCGCTCATCCCGTCAGGAATAGCTATGGCCATACCCGACGGTTACGCCGGTTTCGTACAACCTCGGAGCGGCCTCGCCATCAAGAACGGCATAAGCATCGTAAACACACCCGGTCTTATAGACAGCCGATACAGGGGAGAGATAGGGGTCATCCTCATCAACACCGACAAGGACACACCTTTCAGCGTCGCCAAAGGCGATAAAATAGCGCAGTTGGTAATACAAAGAGTCGAGCGGGTCGAGTTCGCGCCCGTCGAAGCGCTCGATGAAACCTTGCGGGGCGCGGACGGTTTCGGAAGCACGGGGGTATAG
- a CDS encoding ABC transporter ATP-binding protein has translation MIELLSVSKKYGDAFAVKDISMVIGKGELCVLIGPSGCGKSTTLKMINRMIEPSSGDILIDSESAATFRPELLRRRIGYVIQSVGLFPHMTVEENIAVVPRLLKWERSRVAARIAELLELVKLDPLKYREKYPAELSGGEAQRVGVARALAADPPILLMDEPFGAIDPLSRERLQYEFVKIQKELGKTVVFVTHDIDEAIRIADKIAILRAGELVQYDTPENILAAPANKFVHDFVGIDRALKRLSRFKVGKLMRPTTSIAIANRLTSLDELRKKGRFSWVTDENMRLQGWVELTKIATEKELKEALTELDADVVSAHVDTSLKNALSKMLEHGVKTLAVVDENTRLTGEIRMEDIVDFTDGGDST, from the coding sequence ATGATAGAGTTGCTAAGCGTATCGAAGAAATACGGCGACGCCTTCGCGGTAAAAGATATCTCTATGGTTATAGGCAAAGGCGAGCTATGCGTCCTTATCGGGCCGTCGGGATGCGGCAAATCCACGACGCTGAAGATGATAAACCGCATGATCGAGCCGAGCAGCGGAGATATTCTTATCGATAGCGAGAGCGCGGCGACGTTTAGGCCGGAGCTTCTCAGACGGCGAATCGGATATGTCATACAAAGCGTCGGCCTCTTTCCTCACATGACTGTCGAAGAAAACATCGCGGTCGTGCCGCGCCTGCTCAAGTGGGAGAGGAGCCGCGTCGCGGCGCGCATAGCCGAGCTGCTCGAACTCGTCAAACTCGACCCGCTGAAATACCGCGAGAAATATCCCGCTGAACTCTCCGGCGGGGAAGCCCAGAGGGTCGGCGTCGCCCGCGCTCTCGCCGCCGACCCGCCGATTCTTCTGATGGATGAGCCCTTTGGCGCCATCGACCCATTGAGCCGGGAACGCCTGCAATACGAGTTCGTCAAGATACAAAAAGAACTCGGCAAAACGGTCGTCTTTGTCACTCACGACATCGACGAAGCGATAAGGATAGCCGACAAAATAGCGATTCTAAGAGCGGGGGAGCTGGTCCAATACGACACGCCCGAGAACATCCTGGCGGCTCCGGCAAACAAGTTCGTCCATGACTTCGTCGGCATCGACCGGGCACTCAAGCGTCTCTCGCGGTTTAAAGTCGGCAAACTAATGCGTCCCACTACATCGATTGCCATAGCCAACCGCCTTACCTCACTCGATGAGCTGCGCAAGAAAGGACGGTTCTCATGGGTAACCGATGAGAACATGCGTCTCCAAGGCTGGGTCGAGCTGACTAAAATAGCTACGGAAAAAGAGCTTAAGGAAGCGCTGACCGAACTCGACGCCGATGTAGTCTCAGCCCATGTCGACACCTCGCTCAAGAACGCCCTTTCGAAGATGCTGGAGCACGGCGTAAAAACGCTCGCAGTCGTAGATGAAAATACTCGGTTGACAGGGGAGATACGCATGGAGGATATCGTCGACTTTACCGATGGGGGTGATTCAACTTGA
- a CDS encoding ABC transporter substrate-binding protein, giving the protein MMSGCASRQPQSQTSDKKGPVIVASKIDTEGALLGNMIIEMLEANGFEVVDKVEFGPTDLTRKAIISDEIDIYPEYTGNGGFFFDDTDPNVWRNADKAFDTVKALDKEQNGLVWLDPAPANNTWAIAVRKDLSGTEKIKTMEDFAAYVNRKGFVKLACSEEFVGRPDALPAFEKEYGFKLAKDQLVILAGGNTAQTEKAAAEGTDGVNFAMAYGTDGALAVLELLVLEDTKGVQPVYEPAPLVRNEIMTKYPEIEDILKPVFESLNMVTLQALNAKIAVEGRDAATVAKDYLDSEGFLKK; this is encoded by the coding sequence ATGATGAGCGGATGCGCATCCCGACAACCTCAAAGCCAAACCTCCGACAAGAAGGGGCCGGTTATTGTCGCGTCGAAAATCGACACCGAGGGCGCCCTCCTTGGAAATATGATAATAGAGATGCTCGAAGCCAACGGCTTCGAGGTCGTCGACAAGGTAGAGTTCGGACCGACCGACCTTACCCGCAAAGCGATTATCAGCGACGAAATAGACATCTACCCTGAATACACAGGCAACGGGGGCTTCTTCTTCGACGACACCGACCCCAACGTATGGAGAAACGCCGACAAAGCGTTCGATACCGTCAAGGCGCTCGATAAAGAACAGAACGGCCTGGTCTGGCTTGATCCCGCTCCCGCGAACAATACATGGGCAATAGCGGTCCGAAAAGACCTCTCCGGGACCGAAAAGATAAAGACGATGGAGGACTTTGCCGCATACGTCAACCGCAAAGGCTTTGTCAAACTCGCTTGCTCGGAGGAGTTTGTCGGCAGACCCGACGCGCTGCCCGCGTTTGAAAAAGAGTACGGGTTCAAGCTGGCCAAAGACCAGCTGGTAATATTGGCGGGCGGAAACACCGCGCAGACCGAGAAGGCGGCCGCCGAGGGCACCGACGGGGTTAACTTTGCGATGGCCTACGGCACCGACGGTGCGCTGGCCGTCCTAGAGTTGCTGGTCTTAGAGGACACCAAGGGTGTCCAACCGGTCTACGAGCCGGCGCCGCTCGTGCGCAACGAGATAATGACGAAATACCCCGAGATTGAGGATATATTAAAGCCGGTCTTCGAATCCCTCAACATGGTCACGCTGCAAGCGCTCAACGCTAAGATAGCGGTGGAAGGCCGGGATGCCGCGACGGTAGCCAAGGATTATCTTGATTCCGAAGGCTTTTTGAAGAAATAG